The Candidatus Methylomirabilota bacterium genome contains a region encoding:
- a CDS encoding sugar-binding domain-containing protein, with protein sequence MKLISHRPGELRQMVQCLELYYRQARSQKDIASTLGVSAATVSRLLKRAFDEGLVRVELDLPRTQELEAALVERFDLHDAVVIAAGGRADVREALGVAAAAAFEKVAANGLRVGLSCGFTLYQTVRSLRERRFRDLALYPLSGESTLKLVDISPNTLVGMMAAKYRPHVTAYALPVQHLVSLRQFERERRRLLRDPEVRSIYDAVQNVDIALVGIGQIGEQTPGFCSLAESYGVSVRRLRELGVVGEINYQPFDVQGRIVDQAELRALMRRVLSVTGDRLQELSRRNDRSVIAVAGGLGKIDAVRGALRGRFMNVLVTDEDVAQAVLKP encoded by the coding sequence ATGAAATTAATTTCTCACCGGCCCGGCGAGCTCAGGCAGATGGTGCAGTGCCTGGAGCTCTACTATCGCCAGGCGCGGAGCCAGAAGGACATCGCCAGCACGCTGGGCGTGTCCGCGGCCACCGTGTCGCGGCTGCTCAAGCGGGCGTTCGACGAAGGCCTGGTGCGGGTGGAGCTGGACCTGCCCCGCACCCAAGAGCTCGAGGCCGCCCTCGTGGAGCGCTTCGATCTGCACGACGCCGTGGTGATCGCCGCCGGCGGCCGGGCCGACGTCCGCGAGGCGCTGGGGGTCGCCGCCGCCGCCGCCTTCGAGAAGGTCGCCGCCAATGGCCTGCGGGTGGGACTGTCGTGCGGCTTTACGCTCTACCAGACCGTGCGCAGCCTGCGCGAGCGGCGCTTCCGGGATCTGGCCCTCTATCCCCTCTCCGGCGAGAGCACGCTCAAGCTGGTCGACATCTCCCCCAACACGCTGGTGGGCATGATGGCGGCGAAATACCGACCCCACGTCACGGCGTATGCCCTGCCCGTCCAGCACCTGGTGTCCCTGCGCCAGTTCGAGCGGGAGCGGCGGCGGCTGCTCCGGGACCCCGAGGTGCGCAGCATCTACGACGCCGTGCAGAACGTGGACATCGCCCTGGTCGGCATCGGCCAGATCGGCGAGCAGACTCCGGGCTTCTGCTCGCTGGCGGAATCGTACGGGGTGAGCGTCCGTCGGCTGCGGGAGCTGGGCGTGGTCGGCGAGATCAACTATCAGCCTTTCGACGTCCAGGGTCGGATCGTCGATCAGGCCGAGCTACGCGCCTTGATGCGACGGGTCCTGTCGGTGACGGGGGACCGGCTGCAGGAGCTTTCGCGGCGGAACGACCGCTCGGTCATCGCGGTCGCCGGGGGCCTGGGCAAGATCGACGCCGTCCGGGGGGCGCTGCGCGGCCGTTTCATGAACGTCCTGGTGACCGACGAGGACGTCGCCCAGGCCGTCCTCAAGCCCT
- a CDS encoding fructose 1,6-bisphosphatase, which produces MAGKRYGAADDTRKPASTDYHQSRDNLADLPQTLAEKIPVTNTPNIFSYKAYVFAKSPALVQRYVKATKADVGGVGGHVVAAEEVKSAVAKFVLDNNLLRGQPMFSSLIVTHTGDDVGVTGIVDENVDMSVVDELMWDALQEGAAKAAELGLYGPGQDLVADAFTGNLRGAGPATVVLPMPVRKDNASQTVLVSFADKTEPMAFNYFATGAYLLPRFNTGLVIAASKMKRGYIMDIVDLDTKAQAIEAGAHPRDQKALDGKMEELAKGLQEKVIRLRAPEDLYDIEGLCRSSRFVVARIWSRTERGEADQLGYVVSAERLHNIKTKKGFTYGGKDDPVLLSLAQGDWPAPGEITSPWAACPMVAGDCRGSHHLHILPVPINSQTSYWSGPILSCITLSCNIHTGRIGAISDQFALGTPWDEVRRRASELAIQFRTAHGIKQPATLHEDELEYQEGWKERRARLEHKFEFKPPLTFSGNGNGHGASGRVGERTAAGRSARTEEID; this is translated from the coding sequence ATGGCAGGCAAGCGGTATGGTGCCGCCGACGACACCCGCAAGCCCGCGTCCACCGATTACCACCAATCCCGGGACAACCTGGCCGATCTGCCCCAGACCCTGGCCGAGAAGATCCCGGTCACCAACACCCCGAACATCTTCTCGTACAAGGCCTACGTGTTCGCCAAGAGCCCCGCGCTGGTGCAGCGCTACGTGAAGGCGACCAAGGCCGACGTGGGCGGGGTGGGGGGGCACGTCGTGGCGGCCGAGGAGGTCAAGTCGGCCGTCGCCAAGTTCGTGCTCGACAACAACCTGTTGCGCGGCCAGCCCATGTTCAGCTCGTTGATCGTCACCCACACCGGGGACGACGTCGGGGTCACCGGCATCGTCGACGAGAACGTCGACATGAGCGTGGTGGACGAGCTGATGTGGGACGCGCTGCAGGAGGGCGCGGCGAAAGCCGCCGAGCTGGGCCTCTATGGGCCCGGGCAGGACCTGGTGGCCGATGCCTTCACGGGCAACCTGCGCGGGGCCGGTCCGGCCACGGTGGTGCTGCCGATGCCCGTGCGCAAGGACAACGCCTCACAGACCGTCCTGGTGTCGTTCGCCGACAAGACCGAGCCGATGGCCTTCAACTACTTCGCCACCGGGGCGTACCTCTTGCCCCGCTTCAACACCGGTCTCGTCATCGCGGCCTCCAAGATGAAGCGCGGCTACATCATGGACATCGTCGACCTGGACACCAAAGCCCAGGCCATCGAGGCGGGGGCCCACCCCCGGGATCAGAAGGCGCTCGACGGCAAGATGGAAGAGCTGGCCAAGGGTCTTCAAGAAAAGGTGATCCGCCTCCGGGCGCCCGAAGATCTCTACGACATCGAGGGGCTCTGCCGCTCCTCCCGCTTCGTGGTGGCCCGGATCTGGAGCCGCACCGAGCGCGGAGAAGCCGACCAGCTCGGTTACGTCGTGTCCGCGGAGCGGCTGCACAACATCAAGACCAAGAAGGGCTTCACCTACGGGGGCAAAGACGATCCCGTGCTGCTCTCACTGGCCCAGGGCGATTGGCCGGCGCCCGGTGAGATCACCTCGCCGTGGGCGGCCTGCCCGATGGTCGCCGGCGACTGCCGGGGAAGTCACCACCTGCACATCCTGCCGGTGCCGATCAACTCGCAGACGTCGTACTGGTCCGGGCCGATCCTGTCCTGCATCACGCTGTCCTGCAACATCCACACGGGACGTATCGGCGCCATCTCCGATCAGTTCGCCCTGGGGACACCGTGGGACGAGGTACGGCGGCGGGCCAGCGAGCTGGCGATCCAGTTCCGCACGGCCCACGGCATCAAGCAGCCCGCGACCCTCCACGAGGACGAGCTGGAGTACCAGGAGGGCTGGAAGGAGCGGCGCGCACGGCTGGAGCACAAGTTCGAGTTCAAGCCGCCCCTGACTTTCAGCGGCAACGGCAACGGGCACGGCGCCAGCGGCAGGGTCGGCGAACGGACTGCGGCCGGGCGCAGCGCTCGGACAGAAGAGATCGATTGA